Proteins from one bacterium genomic window:
- a CDS encoding PaaI family thioesterase, with the protein MTAENAAEIFRQRFIGNFNAHVGLQLDEVRPGYSRLRLPIRPEVLQPTGIVHGGAVATLADVAGGVAAHTTHPRGSRLVTVEMKINFIGAVRAGELIAEADALHVGRRTSVWRVNITDGKGKQIAYSIATYMVVEAPPQD; encoded by the coding sequence TTGACCGCCGAAAACGCGGCGGAGATATTTCGCCAAAGGTTCATCGGGAACTTCAATGCGCACGTCGGGCTTCAGCTGGACGAAGTGCGGCCGGGCTACTCGCGCCTGCGGCTTCCCATCCGCCCGGAGGTCCTTCAGCCGACCGGAATCGTGCACGGCGGCGCGGTGGCCACTCTTGCCGATGTGGCGGGGGGCGTCGCGGCGCACACCACCCACCCGCGGGGCTCGCGCCTCGTCACCGTCGAGATGAAGATCAATTTCATCGGCGCGGTGCGGGCAGGGGAACTGATCGCCGAGGCGGATGCGCTCCATGTCGGGCGGCGCACTTCCGTCTGGCGGGTCAACATCACCGACGGAAAGGGCAAGCAGATCGCCTACTCGATTGCGACCTACATGGTGGTGGAGGCCCCTCCCCAGGATTAG
- a CDS encoding tetratricopeptide repeat protein, which produces MNKRWLWLLPPLAAFLIYIPALSGEFVWDDLFIQQDLLPQIDAFWKVFLPYDAYGLKRFNSLWTATHKLDEFLNNAIVGMKSGPLDAARAFIPHLTGLLLHAAVTYFVTLLAWALLREMPRRMEGTLAAGLIFALHPIHVEAVAWIAGRTDSLAALFLIPALLLGMRYLKRKEPSALAGAGVLLFLALLSKEVAYSAAILLPALYLLASPGGGAPLKAGRRPAAALGLVFLAAMGGYLILRSAMGAGVGSPRLYDFSASFLRILSALALYFQKSLIPWPQLNFITTLPGLGFTLLMWAAGLAALAFALWKWRAGFALYLLAIVWFGATLAPALFVTVLQDSPFAAAERYLYLPSIGISLWAGGVLGQRREPKWSAALLAGITALSLIYGYGTVQRIGVWRSDQTLWENAVRNEPSGRGAAYAYNNLGAALQKEGKREAALSNYRKAIRIDPAYPLAHFNLGSALQKAGRIEQGEDSYRRALDLDPRYFKAYVNLGSILVKKGRIEAAISLYRRGLAHGPHRADLHYNLGNALWAGGRKSEAILSYRNAILEAPRHANAHINLGNALMAIGRPEEAAAAFREALALQPKSAIIHFNLAGALGEMGRREEADEFLRKAIELDPKLKKYLRK; this is translated from the coding sequence TTGAACAAACGATGGCTCTGGCTGCTGCCGCCCCTGGCAGCCTTCCTGATCTACATCCCGGCGCTGAGCGGGGAGTTTGTCTGGGACGATCTGTTCATCCAGCAGGATCTTCTTCCCCAAATCGACGCTTTCTGGAAAGTTTTCCTGCCCTACGACGCCTACGGCCTCAAGCGGTTCAACTCGCTGTGGACGGCGACGCACAAGCTCGACGAATTCCTGAACAACGCCATCGTCGGAATGAAATCCGGCCCGCTGGACGCCGCAAGAGCCTTCATCCCCCACCTGACGGGGCTTCTCCTCCACGCCGCCGTCACATACTTCGTCACCCTGCTCGCCTGGGCGCTTCTTCGGGAGATGCCCCGCCGGATGGAGGGCACGCTGGCGGCGGGGCTGATCTTCGCGCTCCATCCCATTCACGTGGAGGCCGTGGCCTGGATTGCCGGCCGCACCGACTCGCTGGCGGCGCTTTTCCTGATCCCCGCCCTTTTGCTCGGGATGCGCTATCTGAAGCGGAAGGAGCCGTCCGCCCTCGCGGGCGCCGGGGTCTTGTTGTTTCTCGCACTGCTCTCCAAGGAGGTGGCCTACTCCGCCGCCATCCTGCTTCCCGCCCTCTACCTGCTGGCTTCCCCGGGAGGGGGCGCGCCTCTCAAGGCAGGGCGCCGCCCCGCCGCGGCGCTGGGCCTCGTCTTTCTCGCCGCCATGGGGGGGTATCTCATCCTCCGCTCCGCCATGGGGGCGGGGGTGGGCAGCCCCCGGCTCTACGATTTTTCCGCATCCTTCCTGCGGATTCTCTCGGCCCTCGCGCTCTACTTCCAAAAATCTCTCATCCCCTGGCCGCAGTTGAACTTCATCACCACGCTCCCCGGCCTAGGGTTCACCCTTCTCATGTGGGCCGCCGGGCTGGCCGCCCTCGCCTTCGCCCTCTGGAAATGGCGGGCAGGATTTGCGCTCTATCTGCTCGCCATTGTCTGGTTCGGCGCCACCCTCGCCCCCGCCCTTTTCGTGACCGTGCTGCAGGACTCCCCCTTCGCGGCCGCCGAAAGATATCTCTACCTGCCCTCCATCGGCATCTCCCTCTGGGCGGGCGGCGTCCTCGGCCAGCGCCGGGAGCCGAAATGGAGCGCCGCCCTCCTCGCGGGCATCACCGCCCTCTCCCTGATCTACGGCTACGGAACCGTGCAGCGGATCGGCGTCTGGCGGAGCGATCAGACGCTCTGGGAAAACGCGGTGCGCAACGAACCCAGCGGCCGGGGCGCCGCCTACGCCTACAACAACCTGGGCGCCGCACTTCAAAAGGAGGGAAAGCGCGAAGCCGCCCTCTCGAACTACCGGAAAGCCATCCGGATAGACCCCGCCTACCCGCTGGCCCATTTCAACCTCGGGAGCGCGCTTCAGAAAGCGGGACGGATCGAACAGGGTGAGGACAGCTACCGCCGGGCACTCGATCTCGATCCGCGCTACTTCAAGGCCTACGTCAATCTCGGAAGCATTCTCGTCAAAAAGGGAAGAATCGAGGCGGCCATTTCCCTCTACCGCCGCGGCCTGGCGCACGGCCCGCACCGGGCGGACCTTCACTACAACCTCGGCAATGCGCTCTGGGCCGGTGGGAGAAAATCGGAGGCGATCCTCAGCTACCGCAACGCCATCCTCGAAGCGCCCCGCCACGCGAACGCCCACATCAACCTGGGCAACGCGCTGATGGCGATCGGCCGGCCCGAAGAGGCCGCCGCCGCCTTCCGGGAGGCGCTGGCCCTTCAGCCGAAGAGCGCCATCATCCACTTCAATCTGGCGGGCGCGCTCGGCGAGATGGGCCGCCGGGAAGAGGCGGACGAATTTCTCCGCAAAGCCATCGAGCTCGACCCGAAGCTGAAAAAATATCTCCGGAAGTGA
- the acnA gene encoding aconitate hydratase AcnA, whose translation MTNSFQARAALEVGGQTYEIFRLDALKDKGDIARLPYSLKVLLENLLRNEDGRSVTAADIEALAGWSPENPPHREIGFMPSRVILQDFTGVPAVVDLAVMRDAMKRMGGDPNRINPLQPVDLVIDHSVQVDAFGTADALDKNAEIEYERNAERYAFLRWAQQAFDNFRVVPPETGIVHQVNLEYLAHVVATREKGGILQAFPDTLVGTDSHTTMINGLGVLGWGVGGIEAEAAMLGQSYSMLIPEVIGFKLSGRLPEGATATDLVLVVVQMLRKKGVVGKFVEFFGPGLADLPLADRATISNMAPEYGATCGIFPIDAETLKYLKLTGRSAENIALVEAYARAQGMFRDKNSPEARYTGTLELDLASVEPCISGPKRPQDRILLREAKDTFERELDKMLAELSGGAGGGVAAPAAVQVKDGTKTYALTHGAVVIAAITSCTNTSNPYVMLAAGLVAKKAAERGLQSKPWVKTSLAPGSKVVTEYLQKAGLDTYLDQLGFQTVGYGCTTCIGNSGPLPPHISKAISEGDLVVASVLSGNRNFEGRVHAEVRMNFLASPPLVVAYALAGHMGQDIATEPIGEDKEGSPVYLRDIWPSQSELQQVVLENVKAEMFQKSYADVFRGDLRWMALPTPKGDLYEWDPMSTYVQPAPYFDGMKPEPDPVEDIKGARCLVSLGDSTTTDHISPAGAIKKDGPAGRFLIMNDVVDKDFNSFGSRRGNHEVMMRGTFANVRLRNRIAPGTEGGWAVHFPSCEQVSIFDAAQRYREEGVPTIAMGGAEYGSGSSRDWAAKGPSLLGIRAVIAKSFERIHRSNLLGMGVLPLQFKAGEGAEELGLTGREVFDIEGLQGGEAKEVKVTALPDDGGPVITFTATVRIDTPNEVLYYQNGGILQYVLRQLLKS comes from the coding sequence ATGACGAACAGTTTTCAGGCCCGCGCGGCGCTCGAGGTCGGCGGGCAGACGTACGAAATCTTCCGGCTCGACGCCCTGAAGGACAAGGGCGACATTGCGCGGCTGCCCTACTCGCTGAAGGTGCTCCTCGAAAACCTCCTGCGCAACGAGGACGGAAGATCCGTGACCGCCGCGGACATCGAGGCCCTCGCCGGCTGGAGCCCCGAAAACCCCCCGCACCGGGAGATCGGCTTCATGCCGAGCCGGGTAATCCTCCAGGACTTCACCGGGGTGCCCGCCGTGGTGGATCTCGCCGTCATGCGGGACGCCATGAAGCGGATGGGCGGAGACCCCAACCGCATCAATCCGCTCCAGCCGGTGGACCTGGTGATCGACCACTCGGTCCAGGTGGACGCCTTCGGCACGGCGGACGCGCTCGACAAGAACGCGGAGATTGAATACGAGCGCAACGCCGAGCGCTACGCCTTTCTCCGGTGGGCGCAGCAGGCCTTCGACAACTTCCGCGTCGTCCCGCCCGAGACCGGCATCGTCCATCAGGTGAACCTCGAGTACCTCGCCCACGTCGTGGCGACGAGGGAGAAGGGCGGCATCCTTCAGGCCTTCCCCGACACCCTGGTCGGGACCGACTCCCACACCACGATGATCAACGGCCTGGGCGTCCTGGGCTGGGGGGTGGGCGGCATCGAGGCCGAGGCCGCCATGCTCGGGCAGTCCTACTCCATGCTCATTCCCGAGGTGATCGGCTTCAAGCTGAGCGGCAGGCTGCCCGAGGGCGCCACCGCCACCGATCTGGTGCTCGTCGTGGTGCAGATGCTCCGCAAGAAGGGGGTGGTCGGGAAGTTCGTCGAGTTCTTCGGGCCCGGCCTCGCCGATCTGCCCCTCGCCGACCGTGCCACCATCAGCAACATGGCCCCCGAGTACGGGGCGACCTGCGGTATCTTCCCGATCGACGCCGAGACGCTGAAGTACCTCAAGCTCACAGGAAGATCGGCCGAGAACATCGCCCTGGTCGAGGCCTACGCCCGCGCGCAGGGGATGTTCCGCGACAAGAACAGCCCCGAGGCCCGCTACACCGGCACCCTCGAACTCGATCTCGCCTCCGTCGAGCCCTGCATCTCGGGCCCCAAGCGGCCGCAGGATAGAATTCTGCTCCGCGAGGCGAAGGACACCTTCGAGCGCGAGCTCGACAAGATGCTCGCCGAGCTCTCGGGCGGAGCGGGCGGCGGGGTCGCGGCGCCGGCCGCCGTCCAGGTGAAGGACGGCACGAAGACCTACGCGCTCACCCACGGCGCGGTCGTCATCGCCGCCATCACGAGCTGCACCAACACCTCGAACCCCTACGTCATGCTGGCCGCGGGTCTTGTGGCGAAAAAGGCGGCCGAGCGCGGCCTCCAGAGCAAGCCCTGGGTGAAAACCAGCCTCGCGCCGGGCTCGAAGGTGGTGACGGAATACCTCCAGAAAGCCGGGCTCGATACTTACCTCGATCAGCTCGGTTTCCAGACAGTGGGCTACGGCTGCACCACCTGCATCGGAAACTCCGGCCCCCTGCCGCCGCACATCTCGAAGGCCATCAGTGAGGGCGATCTCGTCGTGGCCTCGGTCCTCTCGGGCAACCGCAACTTCGAGGGAAGGGTGCACGCCGAGGTCCGGATGAACTTCCTCGCCTCCCCGCCGCTTGTCGTGGCCTACGCCCTGGCCGGCCACATGGGCCAGGACATCGCGACCGAGCCCATCGGCGAGGACAAAGAGGGCAGCCCGGTCTATCTCAGGGACATCTGGCCGAGCCAGAGCGAGCTGCAGCAGGTCGTCCTCGAAAACGTGAAGGCCGAGATGTTCCAGAAGAGCTACGCCGATGTCTTCCGGGGCGACCTCCGGTGGATGGCGCTGCCGACGCCGAAGGGCGATCTCTACGAATGGGACCCGATGTCCACCTACGTCCAGCCGGCGCCCTACTTCGACGGCATGAAGCCCGAGCCCGATCCGGTGGAGGACATCAAGGGCGCCAGGTGCCTCGTCTCCCTCGGGGACAGCACGACGACGGACCACATCTCCCCCGCGGGCGCCATCAAGAAGGATGGCCCGGCGGGCCGCTTCCTCATCATGAACGACGTGGTGGACAAGGACTTCAACAGCTTCGGCTCCAGGCGGGGGAACCACGAGGTGATGATGCGCGGCACCTTCGCCAACGTGCGCCTCAGGAACCGCATCGCCCCCGGCACCGAGGGCGGCTGGGCGGTCCACTTCCCCTCGTGCGAGCAGGTGAGCATCTTCGACGCCGCCCAAAGGTACAGGGAAGAGGGCGTCCCGACGATCGCCATGGGCGGCGCGGAGTACGGCTCGGGCTCATCGCGCGACTGGGCGGCCAAGGGGCCGAGCCTGCTCGGCATCCGGGCGGTCATCGCCAAGAGCTTCGAGCGCATCCACCGCTCGAACCTGCTCGGGATGGGGGTTCTTCCCCTTCAGTTCAAGGCGGGCGAGGGCGCCGAGGAGCTCGGCCTCACCGGCCGGGAAGTCTTCGACATCGAGGGGCTCCAGGGCGGGGAGGCCAAGGAAGTGAAAGTCACCGCCCTCCCCGATGACGGCGGCCCGGTCATAACCTTCACCGCCACCGTCCGCATCGACACCCCGAACGAAGTGCTCTACTACCAGAACGGCGGCATTTTGCAGTACGTCCTCCGCCAGCTTCTCAAGAGCTGA
- the fumC gene encoding class II fumarate hydratase, with amino-acid sequence MGYRTETDSMGEIQVPEDRYYGAQTARSLIHFKIGTDRFPREIIRALGILKKAAALINKELGSLPAEKADLIVRAADEVIEGKLDAHFPLSVWQTGSGTQSNMNSNEVIANRAIELAGGKMGSKKPIHPNDDVNKAQSSNDTFPTGMHIAAAERIHHHLLPAVEQLRATLEKKAKAFADIIKIGRTHLMDAVPLTLGQEFSGYVTQLENGKKRIAFALDGLLELALGGTAVGTGLNTHPDFAEKSAARIAELTGLPFRTAPNKFEALAAHDAVVFASGAVKTLACSLMKIANDVRWLASGPRCGIGELIIPANEPGSSIMPGKVNPTQSEAMTMVCAQVIGNDTAVNVGGASGNFELNVFKPVMIFNLLNSIRLLADACVSFEEHCARGIEPNREAIEDYLRRSLMLVTALNPVIGYDNAAKVAKKAYEANGTLRDAAIELGLLTGEKFDEAVRPELMIGPKA; translated from the coding sequence ATGGGCTACCGCACCGAAACCGACAGCATGGGCGAAATTCAGGTGCCCGAAGACAGATACTACGGCGCGCAGACGGCGCGCTCCCTCATCCACTTCAAGATCGGGACCGACCGCTTCCCGCGCGAGATCATCCGCGCCCTCGGCATCCTGAAGAAGGCGGCGGCGCTCATCAACAAGGAACTCGGCTCCCTGCCCGCCGAGAAGGCCGACCTCATCGTCCGCGCGGCAGACGAGGTGATCGAGGGAAAGCTCGATGCGCACTTTCCCCTTTCGGTCTGGCAGACCGGCAGCGGCACCCAGAGCAACATGAACTCGAACGAGGTCATCGCGAACCGTGCCATTGAGCTCGCGGGCGGAAAAATGGGGAGCAAGAAACCGATTCACCCCAACGACGACGTGAACAAGGCCCAGTCCTCGAACGACACCTTCCCGACCGGGATGCACATCGCCGCCGCCGAGCGGATTCACCACCACCTGCTCCCCGCGGTCGAGCAGCTCCGCGCCACCCTCGAGAAAAAGGCGAAGGCTTTCGCGGACATCATCAAGATCGGCCGGACCCACCTGATGGACGCGGTGCCGCTGACGCTCGGCCAGGAGTTCTCCGGCTACGTCACCCAGCTCGAAAACGGCAAAAAGCGCATCGCGTTTGCGCTCGATGGTCTCTTGGAGCTCGCCCTCGGCGGCACCGCCGTCGGCACCGGCCTCAACACCCATCCCGATTTCGCGGAAAAGTCCGCCGCCCGCATCGCGGAGCTCACCGGCCTTCCCTTCCGCACCGCCCCCAACAAGTTCGAGGCCCTCGCCGCGCACGACGCGGTGGTCTTCGCCAGCGGGGCGGTGAAGACCCTCGCCTGCTCGCTCATGAAAATCGCGAACGATGTCCGCTGGCTCGCCTCGGGGCCCCGCTGCGGCATCGGGGAGCTCATCATCCCCGCCAACGAGCCCGGCAGCTCCATCATGCCCGGCAAGGTGAACCCCACCCAGAGCGAGGCGATGACGATGGTCTGCGCCCAGGTGATTGGCAACGACACCGCCGTCAACGTGGGGGGCGCCTCGGGGAACTTCGAGCTCAACGTCTTCAAGCCGGTGATGATCTTCAACCTGCTGAACTCGATCCGCCTCCTCGCGGACGCCTGCGTCTCCTTCGAGGAACACTGCGCGCGCGGCATCGAGCCGAACCGCGAGGCCATCGAGGACTACCTGCGCCGCTCCCTCATGCTGGTGACGGCGCTCAACCCGGTGATCGGCTACGACAACGCCGCCAAGGTGGCGAAAAAGGCCTACGAGGCGAACGGGACGCTCCGCGACGCCGCCATCGAGCTCGGCCTCCTCACCGGGGAGAAGTTCGATGAAGCCGTAAGGCCCGAGCTGATGATCGGCCCCAAGGCGTAG
- a CDS encoding cyclase family protein, with the protein MARRLIDLNVPLRNDSYDGTPPEIQYISHEQIGRRWAKTYGFEPSDLPDGCGGASERLWLSSHSGTHIDTAYHYAPTSEGKPSRPVDEVELDHFFADAFRLDLTHKKPAELIEPEDLQAALAQIGYTIKPGDIALIWTGTTDNYYNSPRFLEMQPGMTRASILWLAGQGVKVVGIDAWGIDIPFSKMAEKLKAGDKAAFWQGHYAGKEKEYFQIEKLANLGNIPRAHGFQVACFPVLIERASGAWCRAVAIVEDEG; encoded by the coding sequence ATGGCGCGCCGGCTCATCGACCTCAACGTCCCGCTCCGCAACGACAGCTACGACGGCACCCCGCCGGAAATCCAGTACATCTCGCACGAGCAGATCGGCCGCAGATGGGCGAAAACCTATGGCTTCGAGCCCTCCGACCTGCCGGATGGCTGCGGCGGGGCGAGCGAGCGCCTCTGGCTCTCCTCCCACTCGGGCACCCACATCGACACGGCCTATCACTACGCCCCCACCAGCGAGGGAAAGCCCTCGCGCCCGGTGGATGAGGTCGAACTCGACCACTTCTTTGCTGACGCCTTCCGCCTCGACCTCACCCACAAAAAACCCGCCGAGCTGATCGAGCCTGAAGACCTCCAGGCCGCGCTCGCTCAGATCGGCTACACGATCAAGCCGGGCGACATCGCCCTCATCTGGACGGGGACGACCGACAACTACTACAACAGCCCCAGATTTCTCGAGATGCAGCCCGGCATGACCCGCGCATCGATCCTCTGGCTCGCGGGACAGGGCGTGAAGGTCGTCGGGATCGACGCCTGGGGGATCGATATCCCCTTCTCGAAGATGGCCGAGAAACTCAAGGCGGGCGACAAGGCCGCCTTCTGGCAGGGCCACTACGCCGGAAAGGAGAAGGAGTACTTCCAGATCGAAAAGCTCGCGAACCTCGGGAACATCCCGCGCGCGCACGGCTTTCAGGTGGCCTGTTTCCCGGTGCTCATCGAGCGGGCGAGCGGGGCCTGGTGCCGCGCCGTGGCGATTGTCGAGGACGAGGGGTAG
- a CDS encoding glycosyltransferase family 2 protein, with translation MTAEISVIVPTFNECSNVEPMIEALKSALDGIKWEVVFVDDDSPDGTADRVQELARRDSRIRCLRRVGRRGLASACIEGMLATSSPFLAVLDADLQHDERMLPAMLERLRRDELDIVVGSRYAEGGETGDWEEKRLRLSRIASAVGKAVLKVDLHDPMSGFFVLDRRLLDRIVHRLSGRGFKILLDIFSSSRGRIRCTEMPYQFRSRQRGESKLDTLVVWEFGLLLADKLIGWLIPVRFVLFVTVGALGVVVHLAVLGVLLKWLGISFAVSQTAASLIAMINNFILNNLFTYRDRRLRGWRFVTGFLSFGAICGVGVLINLRVATFLYDLFVPWWLAGLLGIMVGSVWNYAITLTFTWRNSSSSS, from the coding sequence ATGACTGCGGAAATTTCTGTCATCGTCCCCACTTTCAACGAATGTTCCAACGTGGAGCCGATGATCGAAGCACTGAAGAGTGCGCTGGACGGAATAAAGTGGGAAGTTGTTTTTGTCGATGACGATTCTCCGGACGGCACGGCCGACCGGGTCCAGGAATTGGCCCGGAGAGATTCCCGGATCCGGTGCCTGCGGCGCGTCGGACGGCGGGGTCTGGCCTCTGCATGCATCGAGGGGATGTTGGCGACTTCCTCGCCTTTCCTCGCGGTGCTCGACGCCGATCTGCAGCACGATGAACGGATGTTGCCGGCCATGCTCGAGCGCTTGCGCCGGGACGAGCTCGACATTGTCGTGGGGAGCCGCTACGCAGAGGGAGGCGAGACGGGCGATTGGGAAGAAAAGAGGCTCCGGCTCAGCCGCATCGCGTCCGCCGTGGGAAAAGCGGTTCTCAAGGTCGATTTGCATGATCCGATGAGCGGTTTCTTCGTCCTGGACCGCCGCCTGCTGGACCGTATCGTTCACCGTCTTTCCGGACGCGGCTTCAAGATCTTGCTCGACATATTTTCCTCATCGCGTGGCCGGATTCGCTGCACAGAGATGCCCTATCAATTTCGTTCGAGGCAGCGGGGGGAGAGCAAGCTCGACACCCTGGTTGTCTGGGAATTCGGGCTCCTTCTGGCGGACAAACTGATCGGCTGGCTGATCCCGGTCCGCTTTGTTTTGTTTGTTACGGTGGGCGCCCTGGGCGTTGTCGTGCACCTTGCGGTGTTGGGCGTGCTGTTGAAGTGGCTGGGAATTTCATTTGCCGTTTCCCAAACGGCCGCTTCGCTGATCGCCATGATTAACAATTTCATCCTCAACAATCTTTTCACCTACCGCGATCGGCGATTGCGGGGCTGGCGGTTCGTCACGGGATTCCTCTCTTTTGGTGCGATCTGCGGGGTGGGTGTCCTCATCAATCTTCGAGTGGCCACTTTTCTGTACGACCTCTTTGTTCCCTGGTGGCTCGCGGGGCTGCTCGGCATAATGGTCGGATCCGTATGGAACTACGCCATCACATTGACCTTCACTTGGCGAAATTCGAGTTCATCTTCCTGA
- a CDS encoding amidase — translation MSAFSEYESFDAVGLAELVRRGEVPPAELLEAAIARAERLNPALNAIVTKMYGEGRAAIAAGLPEGPFTGVPFLLKDLTVFYAGVPTSQGSRFFADLVPDHDSEIIARYKRAGLVIFGKTNTPELGISISTEPRLFGPAHNPWDLARTPGGSSGGTAAAVCAGIVPMASASDGGGSIRVPAACCGLFGMKPTRARTPYGPDAGESWAGMSTLHAITRTVRDSAALLDAVSGPDAGAPYFAPPPERPFLEEVGRSPGKLRIALSDVSINGAEVHPDCRAALGETARLCGELGHEVVEASPAFDAAALDAARVTIVAVNLKRVIGLRAKAVGRPPGVDDLENVTRIYLERAERYDAADYVQATWELHRAGRQMAVFFEKGSFDALLTPTMARPPFPLGELSMMNESLEDYFVRHGQRGGFTAIANITGQPAMSVPLHWTEGNLPVGAQFFGRYGEEGTLFRLAGQLEAARPWRDRRPEMG, via the coding sequence TTGAGCGCATTTTCCGAATACGAATCCTTCGATGCGGTCGGGCTGGCGGAACTCGTGCGGCGGGGGGAGGTCCCGCCCGCCGAACTGCTCGAGGCCGCGATCGCGCGGGCCGAGCGGTTGAATCCCGCCCTGAACGCCATCGTCACGAAGATGTACGGCGAAGGCCGGGCGGCCATCGCGGCGGGGCTGCCGGAGGGGCCCTTCACGGGGGTCCCCTTTCTCCTCAAGGACCTGACGGTTTTCTATGCCGGGGTGCCCACCTCGCAGGGCTCGCGCTTTTTCGCCGACCTCGTTCCCGATCACGACAGCGAGATCATCGCCCGCTACAAGCGGGCGGGCCTCGTCATTTTTGGAAAGACGAACACCCCCGAGCTCGGCATCTCGATCTCGACCGAGCCGCGCCTCTTCGGCCCGGCCCACAACCCGTGGGACCTCGCGCGCACGCCGGGGGGCTCGAGCGGGGGGACGGCCGCCGCCGTCTGCGCAGGCATCGTCCCGATGGCGAGCGCCTCCGACGGGGGCGGCTCCATCCGGGTGCCGGCGGCCTGCTGCGGCCTCTTCGGGATGAAGCCCACCCGCGCACGCACCCCCTACGGGCCGGACGCGGGGGAGAGCTGGGCCGGGATGAGCACCCTCCACGCCATCACCCGCACGGTGCGCGACAGCGCGGCGCTCCTCGATGCGGTCTCGGGCCCCGATGCGGGCGCCCCCTATTTCGCTCCCCCGCCCGAACGCCCTTTCCTGGAAGAGGTGGGCCGTTCGCCCGGCAAGCTGCGCATCGCGCTCTCGGATGTCTCGATCAACGGGGCGGAGGTGCACCCCGACTGCCGGGCGGCGCTCGGGGAGACGGCGCGCCTTTGCGGGGAGCTGGGGCACGAGGTCGTGGAGGCCTCCCCCGCGTTCGATGCCGCGGCCCTCGATGCCGCCCGGGTGACGATTGTGGCCGTGAATCTCAAAAGGGTTATCGGTCTGCGCGCGAAAGCCGTGGGGCGCCCCCCCGGCGTGGATGATCTGGAGAACGTGACGCGCATCTATCTCGAGCGGGCGGAGCGGTACGACGCGGCCGATTACGTCCAGGCCACCTGGGAGCTCCACCGCGCAGGAAGGCAGATGGCGGTTTTTTTCGAGAAGGGGAGTTTTGATGCCCTCCTCACCCCCACGATGGCCCGGCCGCCTTTTCCGCTCGGGGAGCTTTCGATGATGAACGAGAGTCTGGAGGATTATTTCGTGCGCCACGGCCAGCGGGGCGGCTTCACCGCCATCGCCAACATCACCGGCCAGCCCGCGATGTCGGTGCCGCTCCACTGGACGGAAGGGAATCTTCCGGTGGGCGCGCAGTTCTTCGGCCGCTACGGAGAGGAGGGCACCCTCTTCCGCCTCGCGGGCCAGCTCGAAGCCGCAAGGCCCTGGCGGGACAGAAGGCCGGAGATGGGGTAG
- a CDS encoding isocitrate/isopropylmalate family dehydrogenase, protein MSGKTVSMAVILGDGVGHDVLPVATEVIRAAAAATGVEVTPTLYNYGALRYLEEGASLPEDVPGLVRELAAKHDAILFGSAGADPRVPPEAECRELLIQLRRELDLYINLRPAPLLHPRFSPLKADVPIDLVVVRENTEGLMSRMGGNFKKGTVDEVAITEDINTYKGVERICRFAFEYARGRGYPTVTMADKYGSVIHAHDLWQRVFWDISAQFSDIEGKHCFIDTLCMDLVLHPDRFSVIVTNNMFGDILSDLCASLVGGVGVAASGCIHPGRVCMFEPVHGTAPDIALKGIANPFAAVLTGRILLDTLGHAEAADLIWRAVQAAVKENKLTADLGGTLNTKAAGDYLLEAIGKLASG, encoded by the coding sequence ATGAGCGGAAAAACCGTTTCGATGGCGGTCATCCTGGGGGACGGCGTGGGGCACGACGTACTCCCCGTCGCGACCGAGGTGATCCGCGCGGCCGCGGCCGCCACCGGAGTCGAGGTCACCCCCACCCTCTACAACTACGGGGCGCTGCGCTATCTCGAGGAGGGCGCCTCCCTTCCCGAGGATGTGCCCGGCCTCGTCCGCGAACTCGCCGCGAAGCACGACGCCATCCTCTTCGGCAGCGCGGGGGCCGATCCGCGGGTGCCGCCCGAGGCGGAGTGCCGCGAACTGCTCATCCAGCTCCGCCGGGAGCTCGATCTCTACATCAACCTGCGGCCCGCGCCCCTGCTCCATCCGCGCTTCTCCCCCCTCAAGGCCGACGTGCCCATCGATCTGGTGGTCGTCCGGGAGAACACCGAGGGGCTGATGTCGCGCATGGGCGGGAACTTCAAAAAAGGAACGGTGGATGAGGTCGCCATCACCGAGGACATCAACACCTACAAAGGGGTGGAGCGCATCTGCCGCTTCGCCTTCGAGTACGCCCGGGGGCGCGGCTACCCCACGGTCACGATGGCCGACAAGTACGGCTCGGTCATCCATGCGCACGACCTCTGGCAGCGCGTCTTCTGGGACATCTCCGCTCAATTTTCCGACATCGAGGGAAAACACTGCTTCATCGACACCCTCTGCATGGACCTTGTCCTGCACCCCGACAGATTTTCGGTCATCGTGACGAACAACATGTTCGGCGACATTCTGAGCGATCTGTGCGCCTCCCTCGTCGGTGGCGTCGGCGTCGCCGCCTCCGGGTGCATCCATCCGGGAAGGGTGTGCATGTTCGAGCCGGTGCACGGCACCGCACCCGACATCGCCCTCAAGGGCATCGCGAATCCCTTCGCCGCCGTCTTGACCGGACGGATCCTGCTCGACACGCTGGGCCACGCCGAAGCCGCCGATCTGATCTGGCGGGCGGTCCAGGCCGCGGTGAAGGAGAACAAGCTCACCGCCGACCTCGGCGGCACGCTTAACACCAAAGCCGCCGGGGATTACCTCCTGGAAGCGATCGGCAAGCTCGCGAGCGGCTGA